The following is a genomic window from Ancylothrix sp. D3o.
TTAGATTTGCCACTGATTAAAGGCGGTAAGTTATACCAAATCCGATTTTGATGGGGTTTTTTTTGAACCGCAGCCTTTAGGCAGGCAGGATGCCTGCCCCACTACAGCGGAACGTCTCTACTGTTAAACCGGATTTGGTATTACAATCCAATAATTAAATCCCAACTTTTCAGCGTGCCAACGTCTTCGGGAGAATAATCAATCACCTGCAACATCCAAACTCCTGATGCCGGTTCATTTGCTAATAACCTCAAAGCGGGTGTGTCTTGCATAGAATAAGACATTTGTAAAGACTTTCTTGCACCAAGTGAACGATTTTGCAACAAAGCTTTTTTGCCCGAAGGTGCTACTAAATACACCTCCAAATCCCCCATAAACTGATGTTCAATATTCACCGTCACACGCAGATCCAGCACGGGGCTATTATCATTAACTCGAATCGCACTGGTTACGCCTCGCAAATCGCCATCGGGAATTACTACAGCAAAATCATTGCGTCCTTGTAATTGGCGAGAAACTCTTAACCAAGAAGGAGAAACGGTTTTTTGGGCGGCTATTACGGCTTTATAGGCATTGACTTTGCCATAGCCAAACCACTGCGAAAAACCATTAGCATCATAGGTGCCGTAATTGAAGCCTAACTGCGGATCTTTATCACGGTCAATGATTTTATCGGCGCTACTTTGGAGGATTTGTTTGACTTGTTGGGCGGTTAAATCGGGGTTTACAGATAATATTAATGCTGCCACACCGGCCACCACAGGAGTAGCGCTAGAAGTGCCACCAAAATCACTGGTAAAATCGCTGCTATCGTAACCAACACTACCAACGCGATCTGTGGTAAAAACTCCTAACCCATCAAACGACATTGCTACTTGCGGCGCGGTGGCAATATAGCCGGTTTCTTGTAACCAAATGCCGGGGGGTGCATTGTTGCTGGGTGCACAAACGGAAATTGTGGGCCCCCAGTTGCTATAGGCGGCTTTTTTGTTGAGGCTGGTGGAGGCGGCTACGGTAATAACGTCAGGATGAACGGTGAAACCGGCAAGCCATTTAGTGGAACCGGTTACGACATTGTTGGGCCAGCCGCGTTCGTTGACGGTGCCGGTGGTGGGCCGGTTGGAGTTGCCGGCGGCGAAAATAATCACACAACCTTTACCGTCTCTTCCTTGGGTGGCGGCGCGGTTGAGAGCGCTGCTTTGTCGCAAAGATAAGGGGAAGTAAACGGCGGATGCGCCCCAGCTACAGGAAACAACAGCGGCGTTTTTTTGAATGGCCCACTCAAAAAGGTCTTCGATGGAGGTGTCGTCAAGGTAGCCGGTGGTTCGCAGAGGCATTAATGAACAGCCAGGGGCGACTCCAACGATGCCGGCGCCGGTTTCTTCGGCAACAGCTACACCGGCACAGGAGGTACCGTGATTATCTTCGGCTTCTCCGGGGAGGGGTAAAAAGTCTCTTTCTTTGAAGTCTCTGGGGGCGACGATTTTGCCGACGCCTTGAAAGTCTGGGTGTCGCAAATCAACGGAGTCATCGGTAATGGCGACTACAACAGAACGGACTCCGCGTGTAATGTCCCAGGCTTTTTCGATATCTATGTGAGCACCGGCTACCATGCCAGGGCCGCCCGCATTATACAAGTACCATTGTTTGGGGTACATTGTGTCACGGGGCCGGTAGTGGTTGACGGTGAGGACGACAACGTTGGGTTCGGCCAGCATGATGTCTGGGCGACTGATGAGCCGGTTGGCGATTTTGACGGGGTTTTCTGTGGCTTGTTTGGTGACGTTGTAGATGAAGGTGTTGGGGATGCCGGCCAGGGGTTTTTGGAGGCGTAAACCGGCAGCGTTGGTGATGCTGTCTCGTGTTTCTTTTTTGACGGCTTCGTTAAATTGGACGGTGATTTCATTTGTGAGATAAACAAGAGTGTAAGGGCTATTTCTTACGTTATAGACGTGAGATACAAAGCAGATGGCTTCGTTGTCCCGTGCGGCTTGCATGGCTTTTTCCAGGTTGGCCGGTTCGGTTTGGTATTCTTCGAGGTGGACTTGAGAAAAGCTTGTTAGGTGGGTGACACCGGCAGGAAGAGGCCAGCTTTCGGGCCCGTCGCTGGGGTTGACGAGGCGGATGGTGAAGCGGTTGGGGACTTTTTCGAGGTAAAGTTCATCACCGCCGCGCTGTAGGATAAATCCGATGCTTTGTTCAGGGACTCCGACGCCTGGGGTGGGGTTTGAGTAAGATTGGGGGGAGTTGTTGGGGGTGGTCATGGAAACGATCCTCTGATAGTAGTGTGATTTTTTTCTGAGTGGATGGGGAAAGTTATTTTTTCTGTTGTTTACGGCTGTTAAAAGTTGCTAAGTTTTCGGGGGTTGTTTGATAGGGTTAAACCTTGAGAGTTGGTCGTTTTTATACAAATATCAGTTTTCGGAATGTCGGGCATTGATTCCGCAAGTTTTATGGTTATTATTGGCTGATAGCGCAGGGAATGACTCGAAATGTTAAGATATCCAAAGTTTTTATCGCTGTTGCTTTTAAGGCATCAAGCTACTTTATGGTATCTCGATCTGTTCGCTTGTTTTCCCTCACCTCGGTCGTGCCTCTGGTGGCTGGTTTTTCTGCTTTAACGGTTGTGCCGGTTCGGGCGCAGTTGCCGACACCGCCTGCGCTAGATATTCCGGTACAGGCGCCGCCGGCTTCTAATGAGCCTGAGATTGTCCGTCCGATGATGTTGGATGGTACGCTGATGAGTCCTCAAGGTGGTCAGCGTTTGATGGACGAGGCGAAGCAAGCTGTGGGGATGCAGAATTATCAGCTTGCGGCTACGAAGTTATTGGAAGCGCGTCAGGTTTTTAATCAATTGTCGAATACTTATCAGGAATTGGCGGGAAGTTTTACGGGGTTGGATAATCGGATTTCTGATAGTTTGCGGAAGAAGGCTTTAGAAACTGCTCAAATGCGGGATGATGCAACTTATCAGTTAGCTTTGGTTCACCGGGCACAAAATAAGCCTGAGTTGGCGGTGCCTTTGTTGGTGCAAATTATTCGCTCTCAGCAGCCGACGCGGGACTTGGGGCAGAAGGCTTATCAACAGTTGTTTGAGTTGGGTTTTGTGGATTCTCCTTTTCCGCGTCCGCGTGCCGGTTCTGGTGGTTCTGCTACGCCGGAAACTTCTTCTCAGAAATAGTTGCCAGAAAGAGTTAGTTTTGCCCCTTTTATGGGGCTGTTTTTTTTGTTTATTAATTGTTAGTGGTGGGGTGGTGTCGAAGTTGGCGTCACCCTCACAAATATTTCTAAAGATTTGATAAAGTTTTGAAAAATAAATGTAATTTGTGGTAGGTTTCACTTTAGATGAATGCTAAAGGCTACGCCCAATGGATGAAAACCGCGTCCAAGCTTATCTGCAATTGATTGATGCTCTGTTGAATTGCCCTGCCGGTGAGGAACCCCAGATTTTACAGGCTAACTCGGAATTGCTGGATTTAGGGTTTGTGCAAGTCTGCGAGGCAGTGGCGGCACAGTTGGCAGAGGAAGGAGATGAGAATGCAGCTAATTTTTTGCGAAATATTGCCGGTCAGGTAGGGGAATTTTTGGGGATGAATGATGAGGGAGATAACGATAACTCTGAAGAGGAAAATCCCCGCAAGTATGTAGAGTTTATTCAAGAATTATTTCAAGCAGAACAAAGCAATAGCGATATTGCGGTAGTGTACCGGATTTTAGACAGAGGGAAGCATCTCCTCAATGCTCGTTTTGCGGAAATTTTGCCGCAAGTGGCTGCGAATTTAATTGCTGAACATCCAGAAGCAATTAGAGAAATTGTCGCCATTATTGAAAATTTGAGTCTTCATATCAGTGAGTGTCCGCGTGGGAAGAGATCGAATAATATTGAAATTGCTATTGCTGGTTATCAAATAGTTTTAAGTAATCGGGAACGGGGAAGCGAAACATGGGCGCAAACGCAAAATAATCTGGCAATTGTCTACCGTAACAGAATCAGGGGAGAGAGGGCAAAGAATATCGAAAAAGCGATCGAATTTTACACCGCCGCCCTCAGCGTTCGCACCCGCGAAGCTTTTCCCCAACAATGGGCAACGACGCAAAATAATCTGGCACTNNNNNNNNNNNNNNNNNNNNNNNNNNNNNNNNNNNNNNNNNNNNNNNNNNNNNNNNNNNNNNNNNNNNNNNNNNNNNNNNNNNNNNNNNNNNNNNNNNNNTGCCTACTGTAACAGAATCAGGGGACAGAGGGCCGACAATATCGAACAAGCGATCAAATGTTGCACCGATGCCCTCAGCGTTCGCACCCGCGAAGCTTTTCCCCAACAATGGGCAATGACGCAAAATAATCTGGCAATTGCCTACTGTAACAGAATCAGGGGACAGAGGGCCGACAATATCGAACAAGCGATCAAATGTTGCACCGATGCCCTCACCGTTTACAAGCCCGATGCCTTTCCCGAATATTGGGCAATGACGCAAAATAATCTGGCAACTGCCTACCGTGAAAGAATCAGGGGAGAGAGGGCCGACAATATTGAACAAGCGATCAAATTTTACAAAGAGGCACTCAAAGTCTACAAGCTTGATGCCCTTTCCGAAGATTGGGCAGGTACGCAAAATAATCTGGCAATTGCCTACCGTGAAAGAATCAGGGGAGAGAGGGCCGACAATATCGAACAAGCGATCAAATTTTACAAAGAGACACTCAAAGTCTACAAGCTCGATGCCTTTCCCGAATATTGGGCAATGACACAAAATAATCTGGGACTTACCTACTCTGACAGAATCAGTGGAGAGAGGGCAGACAATATCGAACAAGCAATCAAATTTTACAAAGAGGCACTCAAAGTCTACAAGCTCGATGCCTTTCCCGAATATTGGGCAATGACACAAAATAATTTGGGACTTGCCTACTCTGACAGAATCAGGGGAGAGAGGCCAAAGAATATCGAAAAAGCGCTCAAATTTTACACCGCCGCCCTCACCGTTTACAAGAGCGATGCCTTTCCCGAATATTGGGCAACCACGCAAAATAATCTGGCAACTGCCTACCGTGAAAGAATCAGGGGGCAGAGGGCAAAGAATATCGAAAAAGCAATCGCATTTTACACCGCCGCCCTCACCGTTTACAAGAGCGATGCCGTTCCCGAACAATGGGCAACGACACAAAATAATCTGGCAATTGCCTACTCTGACAGAATCAGGGGAGACAGGGCAAAGAATATCGAAAAAGCGATCGAATGCTATAAAAATTCTTTAACTATCAGAACTCGTGAGGCTTTCCCGCAAAATTATACAGAAACTTTATTTAATTTAGGGAATCTTTACCGCAGCAACCAGCAATGGCAACTTGCTTATGATAGATTTTCTCCAGCAATTGAGACAGTAGAATTTTTACGAGGTGAGATTCAATCTGGGGATGAAACCAAAGAGAAATTAGCTGAATTATATAACAGAATATATCTGCGTATGGTAGAAGTTTGCATCCAAATGCAGCGCTACACTGAAGCTGTGGAATATGCCGAACGTTCTAAGGGGCAAAACTTAATCGAGTTGCTATCGGTGAAAGATTTGTATCCCAAAGGAGAAATCCCCGCCGAAGTGCGCCAAGAGTTGCAACAGTTAAGACAGAGAATTGCTGAAGAAAATCAACGCTTAAAACAAGCTGAAGAAAAAAACTATGCCACTATCAACCAACTACGCCAAGATTTAGCCGTCAAATATCCCTATACACCCCTCAATTTTGGTGAAATTAAGCAGTTAGCCGATGAAAAAACAGCCATTGTCGAATGGTACATTTTACGCAGTAGCTTTTGTGCCTTCATCATTACTAAGGATAACTCGCAACCACAGTTTTTATCCTTTCCTGAGTCGGATTTAAAACGATTAATTGATTGGGTAAAAGAATATTTAAGAGATTATTATAGTAACCGGCAACAATGGGAAAACAGCCTAGAAACCAAACTAACAAACCTAGCCGAAATTATCCACATTGATGAGATAGTTAATTCTATCCCCGAAAGCTGCGATAAACTAATCCTAATTCCCCACCGCTACCTGCACCTTTTCCCTCTCCACGCCTTACCTGTCAGCGGGGAAACTTGGCAACGCTTTCACCCCGATAACTCAAATTTTCCCCCGAATCCCTGTCTGATTGACTGCTTCGATAACGGAGTTTCCTACGCCCCCAGTTGCCAAATTCTCCATCAAGTCCAAAAATACCAACGAGGTAAATTTGATAAATTTTTCGCCATTCAAGATCCCAAAAATGACTTAATGGCTGCCGATATGGAAGTAGAAAGCATCAAAAATCTCTTCCCAAACCCACAAATTTTAGCTAAAAACAATGCCAAGAAAGGCAAAAAATCAAAGGAAAAATTAGAAATAGCCGAACAAGTCGCCGATAGCCATCATCTCTTCTTTTCCTGTCATGGTTATTTCAACCTCAACGAACCCCTAAAATCTGGTTTACAACTAGCCGATGGCACTCTCACCCTAGAAGAAATAATCGGCTATTTCAACCTCAGTGAATGCAGCCTAGTCACCCTTTCCGCCTGCGAAACTGGACAAGTTCGACTCGACAACACCGACGAATACATCAGCCTCACCAGCGGTTTTATGTTAGCAGGTAGTCCCAGTTTATACGTCACTTTATGGTCAGTAAATGCCTTTTCTACAGCCATTTTACTGATTAAAACCTACGAAAACCTCTACCAGAAACCGGGTAAACTTGCCTTGGCATTAAATCAAGCACAAATCTGGCTACGAGACACCGACATCCAAGGCTTTCTCGACTGGACAAACAAATGTCCACTCCTAGACGAAGAATGGCGAGAAATCTTACAATACTCCTTGGAAGACGACAAAGAAACCCAAGGAGCTAATGCTAAGATATATCAAAATCCCTATTATTGGGCCGGCTTCTGCATGGCTGGCAAAGGAGAACAAAACATGGCTAACAGCATCAGCAAATTAGAAGTTTTCCAGCAATTAATTCAACAATCAGATTTATTGGTTAATCTGAGAAATGACCTAATTTCTCTCAAAGATAAGTTGACAGAAAATGATGAAGAAAACATCAAAATAATTGAGAAATGGCTAGAAGACAAACCAGCCATCGAGAGAAAGTACAAAGCTAAGTGCATGAAATTGGGAGATAAATCACCCAGAGATGCAACATCGTCTACTAAGCCGGGAGAAAAAAGTGAAATCTTGATAAAAACGATAGAAAATCTGACTGTCTCTGCTGAAAAAACTCCGGAAAGAGATGAAAACACCTCTCTATGAGAAACTTTAGTATCAGTGTTTATTTTTTCCATCTATATCAAACTATCGCCGAATCTCTTGATCGAGTTTCCCCGGAAGCCGATTTGATTTGGGAAAATGTGATTCAAGTAAGCGAAAAACTACCTTTCACTGAACTAAAAAATTTAAAATCCCAATTACTTTGTTATGAGTTAGATAAAGAATCAAAGGTTTTCAAACATAAAACAGAAGCGTTAAATTTAATTAATATCTGGCTAACTCAAGCTCAAAAGCCGATCACACTGACTACCATTAAACAAAATGAGTTAGAAATTAGCGGGAATCTCAAACCATTTTTATTACACGATACCTACGCTTTCGATTTAACTTTATATCCTGAAGATGTAGACCAAGATATCACAGCCGAAAAACTGAATCTATTTCAACCCAGTAGCCTCTTTTTAGATTGTTCGGCAACCACCCTCGGTGAAACCATCTGGCTGTTTGGAGAA
Proteins encoded in this region:
- a CDS encoding S8 family serine peptidase, with the protein product MTTPNNSPQSYSNPTPGVGVPEQSIGFILQRGGDELYLEKVPNRFTIRLVNPSDGPESWPLPAGVTHLTSFSQVHLEEYQTEPANLEKAMQAARDNEAICFVSHVYNVRNSPYTLVYLTNEITVQFNEAVKKETRDSITNAAGLRLQKPLAGIPNTFIYNVTKQATENPVKIANRLISRPDIMLAEPNVVVLTVNHYRPRDTMYPKQWYLYNAGGPGMVAGAHIDIEKAWDITRGVRSVVVAITDDSVDLRHPDFQGVGKIVAPRDFKERDFLPLPGEAEDNHGTSCAGVAVAEETGAGIVGVAPGCSLMPLRTTGYLDDTSIEDLFEWAIQKNAAVVSCSWGASAVYFPLSLRQSSALNRAATQGRDGKGCVIIFAAGNSNRPTTGTVNERGWPNNVVTGSTKWLAGFTVHPDVITVAASTSLNKKAAYSNWGPTISVCAPSNNAPPGIWLQETGYIATAPQVAMSFDGLGVFTTDRVGSVGYDSSDFTSDFGGTSSATPVVAGVAALILSVNPDLTAQQVKQILQSSADKIIDRDKDPQLGFNYGTYDANGFSQWFGYGKVNAYKAVIAAQKTVSPSWLRVSRQLQGRNDFAVVIPDGDLRGVTSAIRVNDNSPVLDLRVTVNIEHQFMGDLEVYLVAPSGKKALLQNRSLGARKSLQMSYSMQDTPALRLLANEPASGVWMLQVIDYSPEDVGTLKSWDLIIGL
- a CDS encoding CHAT domain-containing protein → AYCNRIRGQRADNIEQAIKCCTDALSVRTREAFPQQWAMTQNNLAIAYCNRIRGQRADNIEQAIKCCTDALTVYKPDAFPEYWAMTQNNLATAYRERIRGERADNIEQAIKFYKEALKVYKLDALSEDWAGTQNNLAIAYRERIRGERADNIEQAIKFYKETLKVYKLDAFPEYWAMTQNNLGLTYSDRISGERADNIEQAIKFYKEALKVYKLDAFPEYWAMTQNNLGLAYSDRIRGERPKNIEKALKFYTAALTVYKSDAFPEYWATTQNNLATAYRERIRGQRAKNIEKAIAFYTAALTVYKSDAVPEQWATTQNNLAIAYSDRIRGDRAKNIEKAIECYKNSLTIRTREAFPQNYTETLFNLGNLYRSNQQWQLAYDRFSPAIETVEFLRGEIQSGDETKEKLAELYNRIYLRMVEVCIQMQRYTEAVEYAERSKGQNLIELLSVKDLYPKGEIPAEVRQELQQLRQRIAEENQRLKQAEEKNYATINQLRQDLAVKYPYTPLNFGEIKQLADEKTAIVEWYILRSSFCAFIITKDNSQPQFLSFPESDLKRLIDWVKEYLRDYYSNRQQWENSLETKLTNLAEIIHIDEIVNSIPESCDKLILIPHRYLHLFPLHALPVSGETWQRFHPDNSNFPPNPCLIDCFDNGVSYAPSCQILHQVQKYQRGKFDKFFAIQDPKNDLMAADMEVESIKNLFPNPQILAKNNAKKGKKSKEKLEIAEQVADSHHLFFSCHGYFNLNEPLKSGLQLADGTLTLEEIIGYFNLSECSLVTLSACETGQVRLDNTDEYISLTSGFMLAGSPSLYVTLWSVNAFSTAILLIKTYENLYQKPGKLALALNQAQIWLRDTDIQGFLDWTNKCPLLDEEWREILQYSLEDDKETQGANAKIYQNPYYWAGFCMAGKGEQNMANSISKLEVFQQLIQQSDLLVNLRNDLISLKDKLTENDEENIKIIEKWLEDKPAIERKYKAKCMKLGDKSPRDATSSTKPGEKSEILIKTIENLTVSAEKTPERDENTSL